GATAAATTGTTGTCCTTTTCCCGTTTCTGGATATATAGATTTTCTATTCTGGGTtaagcatttatatatatatatatatatatattgctatgtcagataaaatatttttattttatttttttagggggTGGCCATGTCCAGCATCCAGATAAAATCTTGCTACTTCAAGACAACTGATCTTGTATGTATTAAAGGTAATCTTGTTTTTGTCATTATTCCAGTTTTTAGGCCAATTAACATCATGGCCAGCGAccttatttatgattaattatttttaataaaaataatttatttttatcgtaaaaaattataaatattaatatcatatattattaccTATATAAATATTTCGATTAAcggaataatattatttctgcAAAAAGAGTTTCTTTGAGAGACTGAGACCTTAAATTGGAATAAGAATGTTGAGGAGACGTTTATTCTAAAAGTCATGCACTAGTGttgtagctagctagccagctgGTCGAGCAGACTGTCTGCTGAGGTGACCCTCGCATGAAAAGTTATGCAAGATCATGTGTATGTACGTGCAGCTTCCACTCGCTCAGCCGGCCAacagataaattaaatgaatgaaaatatcatGTGAACAGTAAGATCGATCAGTCATGTTAAGAGATGGATCACATGATTGATTACGTACTACATAgcaattttgattaatttagaAACAATTTTGAACTTCCTGATCTTGTTGGATGAATTATTGGTACGAAAAGAGAGTTTTTTTGGAACAAAAAGTTTCACCAGCCTTAAAAACCACTTAATGATGTGTGGTACGTACTaaaagcagctagctagctggggCAATTCGGAGATTTCGAAtgcttttatataaatatatatatatatatatatatatatatatatatatattcaaaggAGACAAAAGATGCGAACTCATGTCCTTCTCTTGTGCAGAAGAAAATGGACAGACTCGTCCACTTGGGTATCAACACGTCGCAGAACAGCCTTTTCATGACCCAAAGCAAAATGGATGGCTCCACCAAAGTCATAAATGATGACCCACTTCTTGCCCTCCCACACTAAAGAGATCATCTGCTTCTAATTCATGGCCAATGCTCAGTACTACTCCTATTCAAACGTCTGCAATATTTCCTTCcccaagtttttcttcttttgatcttTTAAGCTAGGTTTCTTTATTAAATTACACCAAAAATGggaattatataaagaaaataaaaataaataaataaataaggagaagaaaaagtagtatatatatatatatatatatataaatatgaaaaagaaattccATTGAACAAAGGCAACGAGAATTTACAGAAACATTACAAGCATTGCTCACCAACCGGACGTACAAGACCAGACCCTTAAACTACATTAATTAGCTTCCCTACCTATGCGCACAAGCTTGACGACCTAAacgatcatttttttttccaggaaAAGACCGATAAATGGAAATCAGAGACCAAGTACTAAACTAGACTGATGATGGGATGATCGAAACTAATATTATAGTCACGGTCAAGTAGGAAACCCACCTCCCGTAAGAAAAAGCATAAAGCAGTTAATTCTTGAGCACAAACAAACGCTTATAAAGAGACGAGATATTGCATTGATACGCGAGGAGCTAGCTAGTTAGCAAGCAAACCATGCACGAACGACGACGTGGAACCACAGGCTAAGAGCCGGGCCGGACAAGAACTAGTAGAACTACTACATGTCCTTGACTTCGAACATGTTACGGTTTTTGACGACGATATCGAACATGTGCATGGACTTGAACCTGCTGAAATCCTTGGGGAGAGAGATGAGGTGGACTGTGGATGGTTTGTGGAACTGGAGGAGGTCTGGGTCCTTGTAGTACCTCTCCCACCCAAGCGACAACAGCTTGCGCTCCAGGGCCGCGTACGAGGTAATCACCTCGTTGCTAGGCGTGTGGACTAGCACCTTGCGCCGCGCATCCAATGACTCCGCCGCCGGGTTCTCAACCAGGCGAACAACACCGTCCTTGAAAACCCATACACCAGACATTCTTtttactctttctctctctctctctctgagaagCTCTTTAATTAGAGAGGTGTTTTCAGTGAGAATATATATGTAAGACGAACTTAATTGTTAGCTTGTAGATGGAGCAGCAAAGGGTTCGAGCAGGTGTATTTATATAGGAGAGAAGAAGAGTACGT
This window of the Juglans regia cultivar Chandler chromosome 12, Walnut 2.0, whole genome shotgun sequence genome carries:
- the LOC108994749 gene encoding flowering-promoting factor 1-like protein 3, which produces MSGVWVFKDGVVRLVENPAAESLDARRKVLVHTPSNEVITSYAALERKLLSLGWERYYKDPDLLQFHKPSTVHLISLPKDFSRFKSMHMFDIVVKNRNMFEVKDM